A segment of the Desulfurococcus mucosus DSM 2162 genome:
CTATGTCTAGCTCCTTTACAATGTTCTCCACGTATGTTGCCTCTATCCGTCTCGCTATCTCCCTGGCTTTCTCCTCGCTCCCCTTGTACTCGTCGACCAGGTATATCTCTGTGATAGGTGTCTCCGGCTTCTTCCTGGCGTCAACTATCTCTATGAGCCTCGGCAGACCCAGGGTTACATTGTACTCACGTACACCGGCGTAGTGGAAGACCCTCAGTGTCATCTGTGTTGAAGGCTCTCCAAGGCTCTGTGCCGCAATGGTTCCAACAGCCTCGCCTGGCTCTATGAGTGATGAATGATACCTTTCAACAACGTGTTCCACGAGTCTCTCAACATCATCCACTGTAACCCTGATTCTCCCAGCTATGTTCAACAGCTTCCCGCGTACCTCCTCGTATACCTGTGGGCTTACACGTCCCTTCAGCTTCTCATCTATGATGCGCTGGATCTCCTCGGCTGAGAGCCCATGCATCTAACCTCTACCCCCGAACACTTTCTCGACGACTCTATCCACGTTGACTGATCTCCCGTGGTCACTCTTCATGGGGTCTACGCCGTCCTCACCGTATAGTAGTTGAACTATTTCACCAGTGGTTAGGCGGACGCTCCCATCGTACTCGACTCTTAGATCCTGTAGCGCGTTTATTAAACGCCTCTGCATGTATCCCGACTGGCTTGTCCTCACAGCGGTGTCGATTAATCCTTCTCTTCCGGCAGCCGCATGGAAGAACATTTCAACCGGGTTCAACCCGTTCACGAACCCGTTGGCTATGAAGCCCCTGGCTTCGGGTCCCAGGTCCTCGGGCTTGAAGTGGGGTAGTGCCCTTCCGAGGTAGCCTCTTGTGAGTCGTTTACCTCGAACCGTTTGCTGCCCTAGTAGTGCCGCCATCTGTGTCAGGTTAACCGGGTTTCCTCTGGCACCGGTTCTAGCCATGACTACCACTGGGTTCACCAGTGTGAAGTATGGTGTTATCACCTCGGCAACGCTGTCCAGCAGCTTCTTTGAAAGAGTATCGATTATCTCGTCCTCCAATGTCTCCTCGGGGGTCTTACCTGGCCTTGCCTGTAGTTCTCCCCTCCTGTACTTCGATATTAGTTCTTCAACCTCCCGTTTCTTCTCGAGTATTATCTCCCTTAGCCTGTTGCGAGCCTCTTCTGGTAGCGTCAGGTGACTGTAGCTCATTGTGAAGCCGTGTTTCTCCGACATCCTTATGAACATCTTGTACACTCTATCCATGAACATTCTACCGTAGTCCTCACCGTACTCCTTTATGAGCCAGTGTACAAGGCTCTCCGGCTCCTCTCTCCCTATGCTGGCTTTATCCAGTACTCCCTCTAGGAGCACGCCGTTCTTAACTATCACCATGCTGTCATGGGGGCAGTCTTCGTCAATGCATCTCAACGCTGCAGCACTACCTATCTTCGAGTTCCTCTTATAGTTGAAGTCCTTGGGGAGGAAGAGTGATACAAGCTGCTTCCCGGTCCACAGTTCCCGCGGCTTTAGGATCGCTGGCTCCGGTATCTCCCCTTTATAGCCTGTCACAGCGAGGAGGTCTACCACGTCGTCCTTGCTGAGAAGGGTTGTCTTACTTGTCAGGATATATGCTCCACTTATATAGTCCTGGAGGCCGCCTATTATGGGTCCTCCGTAACGCGGCGTCAGTATGTGTCTCTCCACGAGCATTAGTAGCCTGGCTTCCGTCCTGGCCTCCTCGCTCTGAGGTACATGCAGGTTCATCTCGTCTCCATCGAAGTCAGCGTTGTAGGGCGGGCACACGAGTAGGTTTAAGCGGAACGTCTTGTAGGGTAGCACTCTTACAATGTGCGCCATCACCGATATCCTGTGGAGTGAGGGCTGCCTGTTAAACAACACGACGTCTCCATCCATGAGATGCCTCTCCACTATGAAGCCTGGTTCAAGCGCCTCTGCCGCGGCCTTCCTGTCAACGAACTTGAGGCTTATCTTCCTTCCATCCGGTCTCACGACATAGTTTGCTCCAGGCCACTTCTCCGGTCCATTCAACACTAGCCTCCGCATCTCCTCAATGTTCCATGGTGTAACCCTCTCCGGCACCGTCAGTATCCTGGCTACATCCTCAGGGACCCCTACCTCGTTGATGCTGAGGCTTGGATCCGGGCTTACAACGGTTCTAGCTGAGAAGTCAACCCTCTTCCCCCTGAGGTTGTTCCTGAACCTGCCCTCCTTGCCCTTCAACCGCTGCGCTATGCCCTTCAAGGTCTTACCGCTACGGTGCTTCGCAACAGGTATGCCTGGAGCCTCATTATCGAAGTATGTTGTCACATGGTACTGCAGTAGCTCCCATTCATCCTCTATGATGGCGCTTGGTGCCCCGCCTTCAACGTGCTCCCTGAGCCTGTTGTTAGTCCTTATTATGTCTACGAGCTTATGTGTCAAGTCATCTTCGCTCCTTATACCTGTTTCCAGCAGTACTGAAGGCCTCACGCTTCTCGGGGGTACGGGTAGCACTGTTAGAACCATCCACTCCGGCCTAGCGTCCCTGGGGTCTCCTCCCAGCAGCTTGACGTCGTCGTCGGGTATCTTCTCGAGCCTGCCTCTGACCTCGCTGGGCGTTAACTTGACTAATCCCTTCTCGGTCTGCTCGTAGAATGTATGCGGCTTCTCGAGTTTAACCTTGTACTGTTTGACACCGCAGTGAGGGCATACTTCTGCCGCACTAGCCTTCCTCCTAATGTATTCATGGAACCTTTTGATCAAGTAGGGTGCTCCCAGCTCATGTAGGTCGCTCAGTAAGCGGAGGTACTCGTTCCTCTCCTCCTCCGGTATCTTGAGGCGCCCGCAATTCCTGCACGTGGCTCTCAGATACATGAGTATGTGTTTCACGAACCCGACATGTATAACGGGCTTAGCTAGCTCTATGTGGCCGAAGTGCCCGGGGCATGAGTCCCTCGTGTTGCCGCAGATAGGGCAGGCTTCACCCGGCTCTATTGCGCCAAGCCTCCTATCCATTACGCCTCCATCTATAGGGGAGCCGTCGTTATCGTATACCTCGGCGGAGAATATTTGCGTGACACTCATCTTCCTAATCTCGTCAGGTGAAAGTATCCCGAACTTCACACGGGTTATCCTGTTGGTTATAACCCTGCTCACTGTCCCTCACCCTTCGCGACTTCACCAGTTATCAGCCTGGGCCTTATACCCAGGCTCATGAGCTCTTGTAGCAGCAGTTTGAACGCATATGATACTTCAACGGGCTTCAACACTCCTCTCTCCTTGTGCACCGGGCACATGTACTTGCCCTTGTTCCTATCATACCATCCCATGGAGCCGCATAGCTCGCAAACATAGATGATTGTTGAATCACTCCTATCCGTCATGGCTTCCTTCAACAACATGGCGGAGCCGTGTCCAACCAGGCAGTCGACCTCCATCTCACCCCATCTCAGCCCGCCGGCCCTTGAACGGCCCTCCGTGGGCTGCCTCGTCAATATCTGTACTGGCCCCCTGGCTCTCGCATGCATTTTATCGCTGACCATGTGGTGGAGCTTCTGGTAGTACACTACCCCTATGAAGACCGGTGCATCCAGTAGTTCACCGGTTCTCCCATCATACATGGCCTCCTCGCCGGTTGGGGAGTACCCATGCCTCTTTATGATTACCTGTAGCTCCTCGATAGGGGTCTTGTAGAACGGGGTCGCATCGAAGGTTCGCCCCTCGAGTGCGGCGGCTTTACCGGCTATGCTCTCCATGAGCTGTGCGACGGTCATTCTGCTCGGGAACGCATGCGGGTTTATTATCAGGTCGGGGACCACGCCTTCCTCCGTGAAGGGCATGTCGTACTGTGGCACCAGTAGTCCTACAACACCCTTCTGTCCATGCCTGGACGCGAACTTATCGCCTAGCTCAGGGATCCTGAGGTCTCTCACCCTGACCTTGATGAGCTTGTTGCCCTCGCTGTCCATGGTTATTAAGACGGTGTCAACCACGCCTTTCTCCTCATGCCTCATCACAACACTCGTGTCCTGCCGTGTCAGCGTGCTGCCTACCTCGTATTCCTGGGCGCTGAGGAACCTGGGTGGGCTGATCTTCCCTATTAACACGTCTCCCCCTGTCACAGGTGTTTCAGGCGCTACTATCCCGTCCTCCTCCAGTTTCTCATACGCCTTCTGCCCCCTATACCCCCTTATATTGGTTGAGGGAATAGTTATCTCATCCTGTATTCCACCGGGATACTTGTACTCTACTGTCGTGTACAGCCTGAAGAACGTGGATCTAGCGAGCCCCCTGTCCACACTACTCTTATTCAGTATCAACGCGTCCTCCATGTTGTACCCGGTGTAGGTGAGCACGGCTACAACCATGTTCTGGCCTGCAGGCCGCTCATTATAGCCTATTACATCCATTGCACGGGTCTGGACGAGTGGTTTCTGCGGGTAGTGTAGGAAGTGCCCCCTTGTATCCATTCGCCTCTGGAAGTTGGCTGCGTAAAGGCCGAGGCTCTGCTTAGCCATAGCTGACTGATACATGTTTCTCGGGCTTTGATTATGCTCCGGGTAGGGTATGATGGAGGCCGTTATCCCTAGGATAGCTGGTATCCATATCTCCATGTGGGTGTGCTCAGCTCCAACGCTGCCTGGCTCCAGCGCTATATACGCGTTCTCCTCCTCGTCGGGATCCAGGTACTCTATTATACCCTGCTTGACGAGGTCCTCGAACCCTAACCTGCCCTCCTCAAGCATCTTTACATGCTCCCTGGTCAGCTTGGGTTTCCCGTTCTCGACGACTATCAGCGGCCTCCTTATTCTCCCTGGATCCGTGTTCACGACTACCTCGTCCACGTATCCACTGTTTATATGGGCTACATTAACCTCACTACTTATCTTCCCCTTCCTCCTAAGCTCTCTTATAGCTCTAGCCAGCTCCTCTCCGTTCCTATGGTAGCCCACTAGCTTCCCGTTCAGGAAGACCTTGCTCCACCCGGAGTACTTCTCACTTAACTCGACGGCTGCTGAGACATCCTCCCGGATGATGTCCAGTATACCCTTATACGACTTGTCCCCTGTATTGATTGAGACCAGTGGTACCACGCCGATCCTGTATAGGAGTAGCTCGATTTCCTTATCGTCTACTCCAACACTGACATTGGTCATTAAAGCTAGGTTTTTCACCAGCCCGATGTTGGCGCCCTCAGGCGTCTCGAAGGGGCACATCCTACCCCACTGTGTTCCATGGAGCTCCCTGGCCTCGAAGTGCGGCTGCCCCCTGGCAAGCGGTGAGACGACTCTTCTCAGATGGCTCAGCGTGCTCAGCATGTTCGTCCTATCCAGGAGCTGGCTTACACCTGTCCTGCCGCCGGGCCAGTTGCCCGTGGCCATGGCGTGGAGGAGTCTATCGGTTATTATGCTCGGCTTAAACACCATCTTCAAGTCTACTTTCCTCGTCTTGGCGAGCTGTTTTTCAACCCCTTCCTTTATCTCCCGTGAGAAGCCCATTATTGCAGCCCTGAGGAGGGTGGCGAGCATGTCTCCAGCGAGCTTCAGCCGTTTATTCCTATAGTGATCCTTGTCGTCGGGGCTCCTGTAGCCCAGGTACAATTCTATTATCCTCGATATCATCTGCCCTATGAAGACGGCTTTCCTCAGCCTTGTCTCAGGCGAGGGGTCGGTGCCTATGTGGGGTAGGAGTCGTTCATCCAGCAGTCTCTGCGCTCTAAGTATTCTCTCCTCCCTCGGCTTACCTATTATGAATTTAGAGGCTATGAAGTCGAGGGCTTCCTCGACAACCCTCCTCCTATACTCCTCCTTGAGTCTTTCAACCTCCTCCTCGCTGGCGCCTTCAGGTATCTCTAGCTTTGGAAGCACCTCCTGTATCTGGATTATGGATGGTAGCAGGTGGTTGTGCACCTCTGGTTTAAGGCTTGTAGCGTACAGTATCTCGGCCTCGCTGGCTAGTCCTAGAGCCACCATCAGCATCACAGCGGGGAACTTGTGGCCCTGGAAGCTAGCGTAGAAGACCCCGTCCTTCCTTCTCTCAATGACCAACTGGCTTCTACGCCCTCTTGCAACACTGGTGACCTTGGCTACATGGGTCACGGAGCTGCCTTCAGGCATTGCGTCAACTATGATGTTGTTGCTTGCTAAATCCTCCTGGGCCACGATGACTTTTTCACTACCGTTGATTATGAAGTATCCCCCGGGATCCCTTGGATCCTCCCCCATCGCAACTAACTCTTCAGGTGTAAGCTTGCTTAAGGGGTCTATGCTGGACTTCAACATAACCGGTAGATCCATGAGTTTTAACTCCTGCTCCCTTGTATAGCCGCTTTCATCCTCTATCCTCACAGTCACGTACACTGGGGTGGCGTAGGTGAGGTTTCTCAGCCTGCACTCCATGGGGCTTTTAGACTCCTCTATGCCCTCTATGCTCGTCCACTTGGGCTCGTCAACCCTGTACTTCTCGATGACTATCCTCGTCTTCTCCGCTATCCTTATCTCCCTGAATTCCTCTAGGATCGATGGAAGCAGCTCCTTGAGGAACCTCTCATAGCTGTCAAGGTGCTGTCTTACCAGCCCCTTCTCCTCGAAGTACTTCCTCATAACAATCCAGAGGTCGTCCGGCGTCAAGTAGTCTGCTCGATTATTCAATGAGCCGGTCACCTCGTCACGTCGACGACTACATACCTGTACGTGATGAACTCCCCGGCTGTCGGACTCTTCCTGATAACCTTCACTATGTCGCCTGGCTTAGCCCCTATAGCCTTAGCAACGGGATCATTGATCGATATCCATGGCAGCTGCCACGGTTCCACCCCGAGCTTCTTGAGGACCTGGTATGCTTCCTCGGGTGGTAGGATCTCGTGCTTCGGCACTAGCTCGTGTTCCAGAACATTTATTCTCTTACCCATAAACAAACACCCAAAGCCATATATAGAGTCCTATTTCCTGGATCTAGGTTCTAGAAATCGTTAAGCGATTTTTAAAGATGTTGCTTCACGTAACAACTAGTCGCATCCCTTGATGGGAAAGAAGTGGAGATGCATTAAACCTCCGTGCGTCAGCTCACGTACTCGTAGACCGCATCCACTATATCCTGGAATTCCTTCGACCTCCTATCCCTTGGCCTCGGGAGCCCGACCTCAACCACCTTGGCCACCTTAGCGGGCCTCGGTGTGAGGATAACTATTCTATCAGCCATGTATACTGCCTCCTCCACATTATGCGTCACCATGATCACTCCCTCGACAGTTGTCACCCCGGAGAGCCATAGATCCACCACCTCAGCCCTGAGCGCCTCGGCTGTTAAGGGATCTAGCTGGGAGAAGGGCTCGTCCATTAGGAGGATAGAGGGCTCTACTGCAAGCGCCCTTGCAATGTTCACCCTCTGCTTCATACCCCCGCTCAGCTCGTTCGGGTAGAAGTCCTCGAACCCTTGCAGCCCCACCAGGGACAGGTATCTCCTTGCTTTATCCCTGGCCTCCTTCTTACTGATGCCTTTAGCGATGAGCGGTAAAGCCGCGTTATCCAGCACTGTTAGCCATGGTAGCAGGGTTGGTGACTGGAATACAAACCCGTATGTTATGTTGCCACGGGCCTCTATCGACCCGCTGTCAGGTTTCTCGATGCCGGCAATGATCTTTAGTAGCGTGGATTTCCCGCAGCCGGATGGACCCAGTATAGCGATGAACTCTGAGCCTATGTCCAGTGTAATGCTGTCCAGGACCCTCAGGATTCTCCCGCCCTCCCCGAAGCTCTTGGATACTTCCCTAAGCCTGATGATGGGCTGCATGGCTACTCGCCCACGGCATGCGTCTTCTCAACCAGCTTGAATATCCTGGACCATAGGATTTTATCCAGTACAACTATCATTACAGCCCACAGTAGGATTGTGAGGCTTGCAGCCTCAAGGTTCCCGCTGTACACGTATCTAGCTAGTGTGGAGCCGACGCCGCCGAGATCCACGGTTAGTATGCCGCTTGAGAAGTACTCGGCTACTATCGTGGAGTTCCATGCACCGCCCCACGCGCTCAGCGCACCGGAGGCTATCGAGGGGAGGAGGGAGGGTAGCAGGATGTATCTGAAGTAGTTGAAGCCCTTGACGCCGTAGACCCTGGCCAACTCCATGAGCTCCTCTCTAACCTCTGGGAC
Coding sequences within it:
- a CDS encoding DNA-directed RNA polymerase subunit B produces the protein MNNRADYLTPDDLWIVMRKYFEEKGLVRQHLDSYERFLKELLPSILEEFREIRIAEKTRIVIEKYRVDEPKWTSIEGIEESKSPMECRLRNLTYATPVYVTVRIEDESGYTREQELKLMDLPVMLKSSIDPLSKLTPEELVAMGEDPRDPGGYFIINGSEKVIVAQEDLASNNIIVDAMPEGSSVTHVAKVTSVARGRRSQLVIERRKDGVFYASFQGHKFPAVMLMVALGLASEAEILYATSLKPEVHNHLLPSIIQIQEVLPKLEIPEGASEEEVERLKEEYRRRVVEEALDFIASKFIIGKPREERILRAQRLLDERLLPHIGTDPSPETRLRKAVFIGQMISRIIELYLGYRSPDDKDHYRNKRLKLAGDMLATLLRAAIMGFSREIKEGVEKQLAKTRKVDLKMVFKPSIITDRLLHAMATGNWPGGRTGVSQLLDRTNMLSTLSHLRRVVSPLARGQPHFEARELHGTQWGRMCPFETPEGANIGLVKNLALMTNVSVGVDDKEIELLLYRIGVVPLVSINTGDKSYKGILDIIREDVSAAVELSEKYSGWSKVFLNGKLVGYHRNGEELARAIRELRRKGKISSEVNVAHINSGYVDEVVVNTDPGRIRRPLIVVENGKPKLTREHVKMLEEGRLGFEDLVKQGIIEYLDPDEEENAYIALEPGSVGAEHTHMEIWIPAILGITASIIPYPEHNQSPRNMYQSAMAKQSLGLYAANFQRRMDTRGHFLHYPQKPLVQTRAMDVIGYNERPAGQNMVVAVLTYTGYNMEDALILNKSSVDRGLARSTFFRLYTTVEYKYPGGIQDEITIPSTNIRGYRGQKAYEKLEEDGIVAPETPVTGGDVLIGKISPPRFLSAQEYEVGSTLTRQDTSVVMRHEEKGVVDTVLITMDSEGNKLIKVRVRDLRIPELGDKFASRHGQKGVVGLLVPQYDMPFTEEGVVPDLIINPHAFPSRMTVAQLMESIAGKAAALEGRTFDATPFYKTPIEELQVIIKRHGYSPTGEEAMYDGRTGELLDAPVFIGVVYYQKLHHMVSDKMHARARGPVQILTRQPTEGRSRAGGLRWGEMEVDCLVGHGSAMLLKEAMTDRSDSTIIYVCELCGSMGWYDRNKGKYMCPVHKERGVLKPVEVSYAFKLLLQELMSLGIRPRLITGEVAKGEGQ
- a CDS encoding ABC transporter ATP-binding protein, whose amino-acid sequence is MQPIIRLREVSKSFGEGGRILRVLDSITLDIGSEFIAILGPSGCGKSTLLKIIAGIEKPDSGSIEARGNITYGFVFQSPTLLPWLTVLDNAALPLIAKGISKKEARDKARRYLSLVGLQGFEDFYPNELSGGMKQRVNIARALAVEPSILLMDEPFSQLDPLTAEALRAEVVDLWLSGVTTVEGVIMVTHNVEEAVYMADRIVILTPRPAKVAKVVEVGLPRPRDRRSKEFQDIVDAVYEYVS
- a CDS encoding DNA-directed RNA polymerase subunit H, producing the protein MGKRINVLEHELVPKHEILPPEEAYQVLKKLGVEPWQLPWISINDPVAKAIGAKPGDIVKVIRKSPTAGEFITYRYVVVDVTR
- a CDS encoding DNA-directed RNA polymerase subunit A' translates to MSVTQIFSAEVYDNDGSPIDGGVMDRRLGAIEPGEACPICGNTRDSCPGHFGHIELAKPVIHVGFVKHILMYLRATCRNCGRLKIPEEERNEYLRLLSDLHELGAPYLIKRFHEYIRRKASAAEVCPHCGVKQYKVKLEKPHTFYEQTEKGLVKLTPSEVRGRLEKIPDDDVKLLGGDPRDARPEWMVLTVLPVPPRSVRPSVLLETGIRSEDDLTHKLVDIIRTNNRLREHVEGGAPSAIIEDEWELLQYHVTTYFDNEAPGIPVAKHRSGKTLKGIAQRLKGKEGRFRNNLRGKRVDFSARTVVSPDPSLSINEVGVPEDVARILTVPERVTPWNIEEMRRLVLNGPEKWPGANYVVRPDGRKISLKFVDRKAAAEALEPGFIVERHLMDGDVVLFNRQPSLHRISVMAHIVRVLPYKTFRLNLLVCPPYNADFDGDEMNLHVPQSEEARTEARLLMLVERHILTPRYGGPIIGGLQDYISGAYILTSKTTLLSKDDVVDLLAVTGYKGEIPEPAILKPRELWTGKQLVSLFLPKDFNYKRNSKIGSAAALRCIDEDCPHDSMVIVKNGVLLEGVLDKASIGREEPESLVHWLIKEYGEDYGRMFMDRVYKMFIRMSEKHGFTMSYSHLTLPEEARNRLREIILEKKREVEELISKYRRGELQARPGKTPEETLEDEIIDTLSKKLLDSVAEVITPYFTLVNPVVVMARTGARGNPVNLTQMAALLGQQTVRGKRLTRGYLGRALPHFKPEDLGPEARGFIANGFVNGLNPVEMFFHAAAGREGLIDTAVRTSQSGYMQRRLINALQDLRVEYDGSVRLTTGEIVQLLYGEDGVDPMKSDHGRSVNVDRVVEKVFGGRG